In uncultured Draconibacterium sp., one genomic interval encodes:
- a CDS encoding O-antigen ligase family protein — translation MNIGIPIALVLVLSLGYRIFTKNMFENYIYSFLLLLFTIFLFLGSLYSGAPSYGQQKSFTLLIFIVLAACVAKFVILNIKSFLIFNLFFFALFMVAYFSFYGTFGGVLRMTLAATERGEVGGEVFSVISTSQYIGFNLIGLFFILSYLKVSTTTRYIIFSILFAFGFTMMVLFASKGPILSLIMAPLVFILLHKRISAQKVTFLLFTILGMGFLLLYPENIIQLIPIKYQDFFESRFFNYAHYVNGGRPYLLKLAISDIEQKSLLFGKGTGNFGFLLLHKDIKVYPHNIFIELIYENGIFGLLFFIYILSKHLFVKRQFNGLYETNTYLKILVYYFLFCSQVSGDLANNYAIFVFLILLDYHVQHEARMSNILRMIKYYFQRMHIAV, via the coding sequence ATGAATATAGGAATACCAATAGCCTTGGTATTAGTATTGTCTCTAGGTTATCGTATTTTCACAAAGAATATGTTTGAAAATTATATCTATTCTTTTCTACTTTTACTTTTTACTATCTTTTTATTTCTTGGCTCATTATACTCAGGAGCCCCATCATATGGGCAACAAAAATCATTCACGTTACTTATATTTATAGTTTTAGCAGCTTGTGTGGCCAAATTTGTCATTCTTAATATTAAATCATTTCTAATCTTTAATCTTTTTTTCTTTGCATTATTCATGGTTGCATACTTTTCATTCTATGGCACCTTTGGAGGTGTACTAAGAATGACTCTTGCTGCTACAGAAAGAGGTGAAGTTGGTGGTGAAGTTTTCAGTGTTATCAGTACTTCTCAATATATTGGTTTTAATCTTATTGGATTATTTTTTATCTTATCCTATCTAAAAGTATCGACAACAACCAGATATATAATATTCAGTATTTTATTCGCATTTGGATTCACCATGATGGTTTTGTTCGCCTCAAAAGGGCCAATACTTTCCTTGATCATGGCTCCTTTGGTTTTTATATTATTGCATAAGAGGATAAGTGCTCAAAAGGTTACATTTCTTTTGTTTACCATATTAGGGATGGGATTTTTACTATTATATCCTGAAAATATAATCCAACTGATACCCATAAAATATCAGGACTTTTTTGAATCGCGTTTTTTTAATTACGCACATTACGTAAATGGTGGGCGACCTTATTTACTGAAACTTGCCATTTCTGACATAGAACAAAAATCACTGTTATTTGGTAAGGGTACCGGAAATTTTGGTTTTTTACTTTTACACAAAGATATTAAAGTTTACCCACATAATATTTTTATTGAACTAATATACGAGAATGGAATATTTGGACTTTTATTCTTCATTTACATATTATCAAAGCACCTATTTGTAAAAAGACAGTTCAATGGTTTATATGAAACTAATACATATTTAAAAATCCTTGTTTATTATTTTCTATTCTGTAGCCAGGTTAGTGGAGATCTTGCTAATAACTATGCAATTTTTGTTTTTCTCATTCTTCTTGATTATCACGTACAACATGAAGCAAGAATGAGTAACATATTAAGAATGATAAAATACTATTTTCAAAGAATGCATATAGCTGTGTGA
- a CDS encoding glycosyltransferase family A protein has translation MQFTYSIIIPHRNSFELLQRAVESIPDRNDVQILIIDNSTYKIDFALLNTRKQSVIKLLYSDLSKGAGHARNVGLNDAIGKWVLFLDADDFYNPGAFQKFDKYKESEYDIIYFAGNSVYSDTLKEANRDERYSKLIYNFLEGKKNAEDILRYWHIPPSSKLIKNKLIQDNSITFEEIPASNDMMFSLKSGHYANKIFADSFPAYCLTLKEGSLTQTTNKKNTRSRYLASIRQYKFMVDIGKPEMRFKLMAMVLKSLKFGIKEFAWYINTAQKENVNIFLGMNRWPKVLYRQIHNSVKKRVERTILS, from the coding sequence ATGCAATTTACTTATTCCATTATTATTCCACATCGAAATTCTTTTGAATTGCTTCAAAGAGCAGTCGAATCAATTCCAGACAGAAATGATGTGCAAATTTTAATAATTGATAACTCGACTTATAAAATAGACTTTGCACTATTAAATACTAGAAAACAGAGCGTAATAAAATTATTGTATTCCGATCTCTCTAAAGGTGCAGGGCATGCAAGAAATGTCGGATTGAATGATGCTATTGGGAAATGGGTACTCTTTTTAGATGCTGATGATTTCTATAATCCAGGTGCATTTCAAAAATTTGACAAGTATAAGGAATCAGAATATGATATTATTTACTTTGCTGGTAACAGCGTATATTCTGATACGTTAAAAGAAGCAAACAGGGATGAAAGGTATTCTAAACTCATTTATAATTTTCTAGAAGGGAAGAAAAATGCAGAAGATATTTTAAGATATTGGCATATCCCACCTAGTTCAAAACTAATAAAAAATAAACTAATTCAAGATAATTCAATTACGTTTGAAGAGATACCTGCATCTAATGATATGATGTTTTCATTAAAAAGCGGACATTACGCGAATAAAATTTTCGCCGATAGCTTTCCTGCCTACTGTTTAACACTTAAGGAGGGATCTTTAACCCAAACAACCAATAAGAAGAACACTCGCTCACGATACTTGGCTTCTATTCGTCAATACAAATTTATGGTTGATATTGGGAAGCCAGAAATGAGATTTAAACTTATGGCTATGGTGCTAAAATCTTTAAAATTTGGGATAAAGGAATTTGCCTGGTATATTAATACTGCTCAAAAGGAGAATGTAAATATTTTTTTGGGAATGAACAGATGGCCAAAAGTGTTGTATCGACAAATTCATAACTCTGTCAAAAAAAGAGTAGAACGAACAATACTTTCCTGA